In a single window of the Tautonia rosea genome:
- a CDS encoding 2-dehydro-3-deoxygalactonokinase, whose translation MSDRPTRFLSGDWGTSRLRVRLVESETLTTITEADSDDGIGPTFRAWQEAGSPGDREGFYLRVLAPLVDRFRESSDVDLTSLTLVLSGMASATIGMRELPYAPAPLPLSGEGLPTARIAPGILPCETLLVTGVRTDEDIMRGEETILLGLAADGLTDALVILPGTHSKHAVVRNGILEHFHTYLTGELFALVRDHSVLRPSLAPSPTPGEAFERGVRDASSANLLGELFALRAGSVLHGTPPEENAARLSGLLIGTELGGLASDSVADLPIVVAAPEPLRSFYRSALACLDLEGRCQFIPDEAMSRVIFLGQRAILAQSASEQPPTRVSPST comes from the coding sequence ATGTCTGACCGACCGACCCGATTCCTGAGCGGCGACTGGGGCACCTCGCGCCTCCGCGTGCGGCTTGTGGAGTCGGAAACCCTGACCACGATCACCGAAGCCGACTCCGACGACGGCATCGGCCCGACCTTCCGCGCCTGGCAGGAGGCGGGCTCGCCGGGCGATCGCGAAGGGTTCTACCTCCGCGTGCTCGCCCCGCTCGTCGATCGATTCCGCGAAAGTTCGGATGTTGATTTGACGAGCCTGACTCTCGTCCTCTCGGGGATGGCCTCGGCCACGATCGGGATGCGGGAGCTTCCTTACGCCCCTGCTCCGCTCCCGCTCTCGGGCGAAGGATTGCCGACGGCGCGGATCGCGCCGGGCATCCTCCCCTGCGAAACCCTGCTCGTCACCGGCGTTCGGACCGACGAAGACATCATGCGAGGCGAGGAGACCATCCTCCTCGGCCTCGCCGCCGACGGCCTGACCGACGCCCTCGTGATCCTGCCCGGCACCCACTCCAAGCACGCCGTTGTCCGAAACGGAATTCTCGAACACTTTCACACCTATTTGACTGGCGAACTGTTTGCCCTTGTCCGCGACCATAGCGTCCTCCGCCCCTCGCTCGCCCCCAGCCCGACGCCCGGCGAGGCGTTCGAGCGAGGCGTCCGCGACGCCTCCTCCGCCAACCTCCTCGGTGAGCTGTTCGCCCTGCGGGCCGGTTCCGTCCTCCACGGCACCCCTCCCGAGGAGAACGCCGCGCGGCTCAGCGGCCTCTTGATCGGCACCGAGCTGGGGGGGCTCGCCTCGGACTCCGTCGCGGACCTCCCGATCGTCGTCGCCGCCCCCGAGCCCCTGCGATCCTTCTACCGCTCGGCCCTGGCGTGCCTTGACCTCGAAGGGCGTTGCCAGTTCATCCCCGACGAGGCCATGTCCCGCGTCATCTTCCTCGGCCAGCGGGCGATCCTGGCCCAGTCAGCATCAGAGCAGCCCCCAACCAGGGTCAGCCCTTCCACCTGA
- a CDS encoding DUF1501 domain-containing protein, which translates to MNCQSHRYRHLDPSQVSRRWFLQQCGVGLGSVALGHLLAQEGYAKTQIAADPLAPKAPHYAPKAKNVIFLFMAGGPSHLEMFDNKPTLAEFDGTLPPPELLEGYRAAFINPNSKLLGPKFKFARHGASGAEISELLPHTAKVADDLCIVRSMVGDAFNHAPAQILMSTGAQQFGRPSLGAWTCYGLGSESKDLPGYVVFSSGSKGPSGGNANWGSGFLPTVYQGVQFRTGGEPVLYLSNPDGVDDHLQRDSLDAISTLNRMRLDETGDPEIATRINAFEMAYRMQSSAPELMDIESEPEHILNLYGAEPGKPSFANNCLLARRLVERGVRFVQLFHEAWDQHGNLVGDLKKNCANTDQACAALITDLKQRGLLDDTLVIWGGEFGRTPMVQGGSDGRDHHPNAFTMWLAGGGIKGGQTFGTSDELGFSVAENPVHVHDLHATILHLLGFDHTKLTFRFQGRDFRLTDVHGRIVTDLIA; encoded by the coding sequence GTGAACTGCCAGTCCCATCGGTATCGCCACCTGGACCCGTCGCAGGTCAGCCGGCGCTGGTTCCTCCAGCAGTGCGGGGTCGGGCTCGGTTCCGTGGCCCTCGGTCACCTGCTCGCACAGGAAGGCTACGCGAAGACCCAGATTGCGGCCGACCCCCTCGCGCCGAAGGCGCCGCACTACGCCCCGAAGGCCAAGAATGTCATCTTCCTGTTCATGGCCGGCGGCCCGAGCCACCTGGAGATGTTCGACAACAAGCCGACCCTGGCCGAGTTCGACGGCACCTTGCCCCCTCCCGAACTGCTCGAAGGCTACCGCGCCGCGTTCATCAACCCGAACTCGAAGCTGCTCGGACCCAAGTTCAAATTCGCCCGCCACGGCGCGAGCGGTGCCGAGATCTCCGAGCTTTTGCCGCACACCGCAAAAGTGGCGGATGATCTCTGCATCGTTCGATCAATGGTCGGCGACGCCTTCAACCACGCCCCGGCCCAGATCCTCATGAGCACCGGCGCCCAGCAGTTCGGCCGCCCGAGCCTCGGGGCCTGGACCTGCTACGGCCTGGGGTCCGAGTCGAAGGACCTGCCCGGCTACGTCGTGTTTAGCTCCGGCTCGAAAGGACCAAGCGGCGGCAACGCCAACTGGGGCAGCGGCTTCCTGCCCACGGTCTACCAGGGGGTCCAGTTCCGCACCGGGGGCGAGCCGGTCCTCTACCTCTCCAACCCCGACGGGGTCGACGATCACCTCCAGCGCGACTCGCTCGACGCCATCTCCACCCTCAACCGCATGCGGCTTGATGAAACCGGCGACCCCGAGATCGCCACCCGCATCAACGCCTTCGAGATGGCCTACCGGATGCAGTCGAGCGCTCCGGAGCTGATGGACATCGAATCCGAGCCCGAGCATATCCTCAACCTCTATGGCGCTGAGCCCGGCAAGCCCTCTTTCGCCAACAACTGCCTGCTCGCCCGCCGCCTGGTCGAGCGCGGTGTCCGGTTCGTCCAGCTCTTTCACGAGGCCTGGGACCAGCACGGCAACCTCGTGGGCGACCTCAAAAAGAACTGCGCCAACACCGATCAGGCCTGTGCCGCTTTGATCACGGATTTGAAACAGCGTGGATTGCTCGATGACACCCTCGTCATCTGGGGCGGCGAGTTCGGCCGCACCCCGATGGTCCAGGGTGGCTCCGACGGCCGCGACCACCACCCGAACGCTTTCACCATGTGGCTCGCCGGAGGCGGTATCAAGGGTGGCCAGACCTTCGGCACCAGCGACGAGCTTGGCTTCTCCGTCGCCGAGAACCCCGTGCACGTCCACGACCTGCACGCCACCATCCTCCACCTCCTCGGCTTCGACCACACCAAGCTCACCTTCCGCTTCCAGGGCCGCGACTTCCGCCTCACCGACGTCCACGGCCGCATCGTCACCGACTTGATCGCGTGA
- a CDS encoding enolase C-terminal domain-like protein, giving the protein MQRRDWLGSVLAGAGAGALASARPTFAADDAQAPRLEQHADLTIRDVRAILTAPAGIRLVVVKVETDQDGLYGLGCATFTQRAKLVAAAVDQFLKPFLIGKSPLDIDDIWQSAHLSSYWRHGPVLNNALSGVDMALWDILGKVAGMPVHRLFGGKCRQKVPTYRSIRGETPEEVEEGVRSLMEQGQRHVRIQYGGRSGGGSTYGVRTGAIDEAQPENRRTVAFDPVAYAREVPRLFEHLRSTIGDDVELLHDVHERIPPIQAIRLVKAVEPFRPFFIEDPFSPEDADYFKHLRAQTAVPIAMGELFTNPREWMPLVTDRLIDFMRIHISMIGGLTPARKVASLCEFFGIRTAWHGPGDLSPVGHAANVHLDLAVPNFGIQEGRIFSQAEQDVFPGCPELIDGSFRPIDRPGLGVDLDESLAARFPIGDDPPFDMHWGNLRLDDGTVIRP; this is encoded by the coding sequence ATGCAACGACGCGACTGGCTCGGCTCGGTTCTCGCCGGCGCGGGTGCCGGCGCCCTCGCCTCGGCTCGCCCCACGTTCGCGGCTGATGACGCCCAGGCCCCCCGTTTGGAGCAACACGCCGACCTGACCATCCGCGATGTCCGCGCCATCCTCACCGCTCCGGCCGGTATCCGTCTCGTCGTGGTCAAGGTTGAGACGGACCAGGACGGTCTGTACGGCCTCGGCTGCGCGACCTTCACCCAGCGGGCCAAACTCGTCGCGGCGGCGGTCGATCAATTCCTCAAGCCCTTCCTCATCGGCAAGAGTCCGCTGGACATCGACGACATCTGGCAGTCGGCGCACCTCAGTTCCTACTGGCGTCACGGCCCTGTTTTGAACAACGCGCTCAGTGGTGTCGATATGGCTCTTTGGGACATCCTCGGCAAGGTCGCCGGGATGCCCGTGCACCGCCTCTTCGGCGGCAAGTGCCGCCAGAAGGTGCCGACCTATCGCTCCATCCGCGGCGAGACGCCCGAGGAGGTCGAGGAGGGCGTTCGCTCCCTCATGGAGCAAGGGCAGCGCCACGTCCGCATCCAGTACGGCGGCCGATCCGGCGGCGGCAGCACCTACGGCGTCCGCACCGGAGCCATCGACGAGGCCCAGCCCGAGAACCGCCGCACCGTTGCCTTCGACCCCGTCGCCTACGCCCGAGAGGTCCCCCGGCTGTTCGAGCACCTCCGCTCCACCATCGGCGACGACGTCGAACTCCTCCACGACGTCCACGAGCGCATCCCGCCCATCCAGGCCATCCGCCTCGTCAAGGCGGTCGAGCCCTTCCGCCCCTTCTTCATCGAAGATCCCTTCAGCCCCGAAGATGCCGATTATTTCAAGCACCTTCGCGCCCAGACGGCCGTTCCCATCGCCATGGGAGAACTGTTCACGAACCCCCGCGAGTGGATGCCGCTCGTGACCGATCGCCTGATCGACTTCATGCGCATTCACATCTCCATGATCGGTGGCCTGACTCCCGCCCGCAAGGTCGCCTCCCTCTGCGAGTTCTTCGGCATCCGGACCGCCTGGCACGGCCCCGGCGACCTCTCCCCCGTCGGCCACGCGGCGAACGTCCACCTCGACCTCGCCGTGCCCAACTTCGGCATCCAGGAAGGCCGCATCTTCTCGCAGGCCGAGCAGGACGTCTTCCCCGGCTGTCCCGAACTGATCGACGGCTCCTTCCGGCCGATCGATCGCCCCGGCCTCGGCGTCGACCTCGACGAATCCCTCGCCGCCCGCTTCCCCATTGGCGACGATCCCCCCTTCGACATGCACTGGGGCAACCTCCGCCTCGATGACGGCACCGTCATCCGCCCCTGA
- a CDS encoding Uma2 family endonuclease, which yields MSTASPSLSPSARGGRPLPITAETYFRMIEIGAIPDARHVELWEGQLVEKMGKNQPHIVAQGLCMDALTATRMIGWHIVVEGSLRLSLLHVPEPDLMVIRGARNDYTNRPPTPADVGLVVEVADSSVPKDLGRMRSAYAAGGVWNYWVLNLRTRRVETHAEPLGGDSPAYLQIRSYGPGESVPLDLDGQPIAELPVSSLLPAAPAG from the coding sequence ATGAGCACCGCGTCCCCCAGCCTGTCCCCGTCTGCCCGTGGCGGCCGTCCCTTGCCGATCACGGCCGAGACCTACTTCCGCATGATCGAGATCGGAGCGATCCCCGACGCCCGCCACGTCGAACTCTGGGAGGGGCAACTCGTCGAGAAGATGGGGAAGAACCAGCCACACATTGTCGCCCAGGGGTTATGCATGGATGCGCTAACCGCCACCAGAATGATCGGTTGGCATATCGTGGTCGAAGGCTCCCTGAGACTCTCGCTCCTCCACGTGCCTGAGCCAGACCTGATGGTGATCCGGGGGGCTCGCAACGATTATACAAATCGCCCCCCGACCCCCGCCGACGTCGGCCTCGTCGTAGAGGTCGCCGATTCGAGCGTTCCGAAGGACCTCGGCCGCATGCGATCCGCCTATGCCGCCGGCGGCGTGTGGAACTACTGGGTCCTCAACCTCCGCACCCGCCGCGTCGAGACCCACGCCGAGCCGCTCGGCGGAGACTCCCCGGCCTACCTCCAGATCCGCTCCTACGGCCCGGGCGAATCCGTCCCCCTCGACCTCGACGGCCAGCCCATCGCCGAGCTGCCCGTCTCCTCGTTGCTGCCTGCGGCTCCGGCGGGGTGA